The following proteins are co-located in the Acidobacteriota bacterium genome:
- the ruvX gene encoding Holliday junction resolvase RuvX, with translation MGRILGVDVGTRTLGLALSDEGGTVAMPLSVIRRSGLRRDIADLARLVREREVTEIVVGLPLGLDGAPGAMAEEARVVADRLAEATGLPVHRWDERLSTVAAERALLEADLSRRKRKRVVDKVAAALILQAFLDRRALGRAP, from the coding sequence ATGGGGAGGATCCTCGGCGTCGACGTCGGCACGCGCACGCTCGGCCTCGCGCTCAGCGACGAAGGCGGAACGGTGGCCATGCCGCTCTCCGTGATCCGCCGCAGCGGACTCCGCCGCGACATCGCCGATCTCGCGCGTCTGGTCCGCGAGCGTGAGGTGACGGAGATCGTCGTCGGCCTCCCGCTCGGCCTCGACGGCGCCCCGGGAGCCATGGCCGAAGAGGCGCGCGTGGTGGCCGACCGGCTGGCGGAGGCGACCGGCTTGCCGGTTCACCGCTGGGACGAACGGCTGAGCACGGTGGCGGCGGAACGGGCGCTGCTCGAGGCGGATCTGTCGCGCCGGAAGAGGAAGCGGGTGGTGGACAAAGTCGCCGCCGCCCTGATCCTGCAGGCCTTCCTCGACCGCCGGGCGCTCGGGAGAGCGCCGTGA